In Nicotiana tabacum cultivar K326 chromosome 10, ASM71507v2, whole genome shotgun sequence, the DNA window TGAGTTCAGAAGGCAAGTCTTGATCGAAATTCTCCAACATTTATAAATGTGCAAATAGTGGAGGATGAGAAAAATATAGAGGTCCTGCCCATCAGAGAAGCAAAATATCCCACGAAACAAGGCTATAATTGAGGTTCTGGAAATAGGAGGAGGCCAAAATACTAGAGAAATGCTGAATAGTGGGAATGGGAGATGTTTCCTGGTTCTTGTATAGACTAGGAGAGTCAAGCTCAGAGTTCATCTGGTTAAAAGCTGGCAGAAGAATGGTAAAGGAATGGAAAATACTGAAACCAAATTTGCAATTTGTTATAACAAATTTACAATTCAAGACTGCTAAAGGAAATAAAAGGAAGCTGCTACATAATGCAAGTGGAAATCAAGAACAACCAAAGGCAGAGCCAGGATTTGAAACTCATGGGTTCAAGATTCTAGTTCTTTCAAGTTATTGgattttaaattagtaatttgtacatattcaatgGATTTCTTAAGATAAATACAGGATTTGAACGAAAACTACTGGCTTCGGCCGAACCAGTATAACTCTatgctagctccgcccctgaAGACAACAATATGTCAATATCAAATATTTTCTGGACATGACCAGGAGATAAAATGAGTTGTGAAGCTTAACACTTTGTATGTCTTTGGAAACAGCAAGATTGACTCATAGAGATATCCCAACTCTCCATAAGATGTTCATCATCCAGGTAACATCTCAGAAGTACGGCATTATTTAACAGCTGCTAGTAATCTTTGAAAAACAAGCTTCAATTATCTGATATGGCAAACAATTTTGCTCATGAAGGAAAAGCACATTGGTACCCGAGCAATTGATTTTTTTAGTATTTAAGGGTAAGTTACAGATGCTTAGGAGTAATGAGAACAAAGTTTTGTACAACTTACATTCTATCTTCTCGTAGAACTAATCATTGTTGCCATAACAAAACCTTTGGCAATGAGGTGTCTAGCTTCTATTTCTTGTAAAAACTTTACATTCTATCTTCAGTCCATAGAACTAATTATTGTTGCTTTATCAAAACCTTCAGGGATGAGGCGTCTAGCTTCTATATCTTGTAATAGTTTTATGATCGTTCCTTCTCTGCCGCATCTGAGAAGTGAGTTACATATTTCGGTTAACATACCCAAATCAGGGGTAATAGATCTTTCTAACATCTCTTTCAAGACTTCCAATGCTCCATCATAATCCTCATTCTTGAGGAAGGTGGACGTTAATAGAGTCAAAGTTGGCTTATTCGGGTGACAACCACCTCTGACCATGCTTTTATAGAGTTGAAAGGCACGGTCGGGATTCCTTCTTGCACACTGTCCACTAATCAAAGCAGAGAAAGTAGAGGAATTAGGAACCAAATTTGCCTTATCAAGTTCTTTGACCAAAAATGCAGCTTTCTTTGTCTTTCCCTCTTTGGACAGTCCCAAAATCAATGCATTGTAAGTCAATATATCACCCTTCAATCCATTGTTCGTCATCTCCTCAAAAAGCCGACTTCCCATTTCAGAATTACCAACCTGGCTATATGCATTTATCAATGTATTATACGTGACAACATTAGGAGCCACACCGATCCTCTTCATCTCGCTAAAAAGTTTGTTTGCTTCATGTAATTTCCGTTCTTTACATAAACCGTGAATAAGAGCGTTATAAGTAACACTATCTGGACATACCCCATTCTTCTCCATCGCACTCTTAAGTTTCAACGCGAAACTCAAGAGGCCGCGGTTACAATGTCCAGTCATCAAAGTGTTATAAGACACAACAGTCGGTTTCAAGCTTATGTTCTCCATTTCCCTAAAAACCTCAACAGCCTTTTCTAGTTTTCCCAATTTGGTAAAAGCACTCATAACCATATTAAAAGTGTAAACATTAGGCGAAATCCTTGAATGACGCATCTCCTTATAAAAAcccaatacaacatctgtcctaTCCAAACTAAGCAATGAGCTC includes these proteins:
- the LOC107797133 gene encoding uncharacterized protein LOC107797133 encodes the protein MKCLKHFRKFSTFLDLPKNTHQRKKLDPIPLPHRTISEPKGQDLDFINVAHSHLIHSDWSKLEILASGLTPFRVKHILLKIQKDYVLSLEFFNWVEVKNPNSNTLENHSIVLHVVTKNKKFKSAESILRKLVKSGCVEFPAKLFEAILLSYRMCDSSPRVFDSLFKCHAHLKKFRNASDTFRSMKQYGFVPTVESCNAFMSSLLSLDRTDVVLGFYKEMRHSRISPNVYTFNMVMSAFTKLGKLEKAVEVFREMENISLKPTVVSYNTLMTGHCNRGLLSFALKLKSAMEKNGVCPDSVTYNALIHGLCKERKLHEANKLFSEMKRIGVAPNVVTYNTLINAYSQVGNSEMGSRLFEEMTNNGLKGDILTYNALILGLSKEGKTKKAAFLVKELDKANLVPNSSTFSALISGQCARRNPDRAFQLYKSMVRGGCHPNKPTLTLLTSTFLKNEDYDGALEVLKEMLERSITPDLGMLTEICNSLLRCGREGTIIKLLQDIEARRLIPEGFDKATIISSMD